A genomic region of Danio aesculapii chromosome 21, fDanAes4.1, whole genome shotgun sequence contains the following coding sequences:
- the clk4b gene encoding dual specificity protein kinase CLK4b, with protein MRRSKRMRSPDGWIAEYSWEERVEVHKRPKHRSRSGERERQPGRTHHYKTYERCHISSKRLECRERRVREASLEHSGYKGRVDPVRETEREKDGHHCSQSRSGRSRRSSRARQHSHHRSPGSDSRSHRRKRTKSIEDDEEGHLVYHNGDMLRARYEIVGTLGEGAFGKVVECLDHSKGNVRVALKIIKNIERYREAALSEVDVLERINSLDDEKRFACVRMLDWFDHHGHICIVFELLGLSTYDFLKENGFMPFSLNQIRHMADQIFRAVRFLHKNKLTHTDLKPENILFVDSNYDIKYNSRMKRDERTLKRLDVKVVDFGNATYDHEHHTSVVSTRHYRAPEVILELGWNQACDVWSLGCILVEFYLGLTLFQTHDSKEHLAMMEKVLGPIPTHLLQKTRKRRYVHHDKLDWDEHSSAGRYVRKHCKPLKQYMSSKTPEHELLFDLLQKMMEYDSSKRITLEQAIGHPFFNPLRKARK; from the exons ATGCGGCGATCTAAGCGGATGCGGTCACCGGATGGCTGGATTGCGGAGTACAGCTGGGAGGAGAGAGTGGAGGTGCACAAAAGACCCAAACACAGATCACGGAGCGGAGAAAGAGAGAGGCAACCTGGCCGAACTCATCACTATAAGACATACGAGAG GTGTCACATCAGCTCAAAGAGGCTGGAGTGCAGAGAGCGCAGGGTCAGAGAGGCCAGTCTGGAGCATAGCGGTTATAAGGGTCGAGTGGACCCGGTCAGAGAAACAGAGCGGGAGAAAGATGGCCACCACTGTAGCCAGTCCCGAAGCGGGCGAAGTCGGCGCAGCAGCAGAGCTCGCCAACATTCACACCATCGCAGTCCTGGCTCAGACTCG AGAAGCCATCGCAGGAAAAGAACCAAGAGTATTGAGGATGATGAGGAGGGTCACCTGGTCTATCACAATGGAGACATGCTAAGAGCAAGAT ATGAGATTGTAGGGACTCTGGGAGAAGGAGCCTTTGGAAAAGTCGTGGAGTGCCTTGACCACTCAAA AGGTAATGTAAGAGTGGCActgaaaatcatcaaaaatattGAGCGCTATCGTGAGGCAGCGCTGTCAGAAGTTGATGTGCTTGAGCGGATAAACTCTCTCGATGATGAAAAGAGATT TGCTTGTGTCCGGATGCTTGACTGGTTCGATCACCACGGCCACATCTGCATAGTGTTTGAGCTGCTGGGTCTGAGCACATATGACTTCCTGAAGGAGAATGGATTCATGCCTTTCTCACTGAATCAGATCAGACACATGGCGGACCAGATCTTTAGGGCCGTGCGct TTCTGCACAAAAACAAGTTGACGCACACTGACCTGAAGCCAGAAAACATTCTCTTTGTGGACTCCAACTATGACATTAAATATAACTCTAGAATG AAGCGAGATGAGAGGACCTTAAAAAGGTTGGATGTGAAAGTGGTGGACTTTGGCAATGCCACCTATGACCATGAACATCACACCTCTGTTGTTTCAACCCGTCATTACAGAGCTCCTGAAGTCATATTGG AACTGGGCTGGAACCAGGCTTGTGATGTCTGGAGTTTGGGTTGCATCCTGGTTGAGTTCTATCTTGGCTTAACGTTATTTCAG ACTCATGATAGTAAGGAGCATCTGGCCATGATGGAGAAGGTTTTAGGCCCCATTCCTACACACCTACTTCAGAAAACCAG gaAGCGGCGCTATGTACACCATGACAAACTGGATTGGGATGAGCACAGCTCAGCTGGGAGATACGTGAGGAAACACTGTAAACCTCTAAAG CAATACATGTCTTCTAAAACGCCGGAGCACGAGCTGCTTTTTGACCTGCTGCAGAAGATGATGGAGTACGATTCATCCAAACGAATTACCCTGGAGCAGGCCATCGGGCATCCTTTTTTTAACCCGTTAAGAAAAGCGAGAAAGTGA